The genome window gtgatttttcttctacGGCTATAGAACTGGTTCAGGTAAGTACAGTGGCTCCTATCAGTAATTTTCACTAACTAGAAGGAAAGGGTCTCCTAAAAATAACAATCAAGATCTCTAGCTATTTTCTTACTGTACTGTGATCAAAAAGTAAAAGATTTACTGAAACATCTTGGATTAGAGGAAAGGGCCAGATGTGAATGTATAATCTGCCACTTGCCAGCTCTTGACCTCTCTAAACTTATGTTTTAAGGATTGAAATGAGATGATTGTTTCAGTCAGGTTTCTCTGAGCTATAAATCACAGAAACTCTAGACATATAAATCTAGACAAACTCAGCCAAGTAAAGAGAATGCCATAGAACTCAATGGCATAAAGTATAACCAGGAGTGGAGCTCTGTGCTGAAAAGGTGTCAGATACCAAGGCTTACTGGCTGGCTGGTGAGACATTGCCTCCCCTCCTGTCACAACAGCTCCCTCGAGTTCATGTTGTCTTTTCTCGCTGCCCACTGCccatttgtctttgttttctctttgcagaCCAGCTCTGTAGTTGGCTTTTCATTACTTTGCACATGGCCCCAACATGCTTGCCCCTCCCAGTCACTTACAAGTTCACCTGGTTCAGGTATTCTCAGAATCACCCCAGAAGACTGTGTCCCAATTCCAAGCCCCAGGAAGAGTCTTGTTGGCCCAGGCCGGCCGATAGTCTACCTGCCATGTTTCAATTAGCTGTGGCCAGTGAGGAATGAAGGCACATTtttggagaaaagaaatgaggaaagggaagttACTCAAAAATGTGTATCATAATCACATATAATGGTCCAAGCACAGGAGTTCAGGAATTAGATACTCTTAAGGATCTACACCAGATGACTATTGAGGCTTATCTTTAGttttatgataataaaatataagttAAATTTTCCACATCTAGAGAAAAAGATTTCCTTGGAGAAGTCTACGATCTGTGTAATGTAGTTGGGTTAGGAGCTGTTTTAAATCATGCTTTTCAATATTTTGTCTCTCTCCTTAATgaggttttcttttccctttgattACTTACCTTCCTAATCACTTTCCAGTCCTCAGATCTAACTGTGCATCAGAGTAAAAGATAAAAGTAGAGGCATTGAGaacattccattttaaaagcaccAGTTATAGTCCAGAGGCTGTTCCCTAAGTTGTTCTTAGCCTATCAAAAGAACGTGTGCCATAATGATTAGATCTATATTCCTCAGAGGGACGTAGCTACAGTTGCTCTTGAAGCAGGGTAAGCTTTCCTTCAGAGTATGTGAGCATTTTCTGACCTGtgtgcttctcttcctcctgtctgcAGACAAATTCAGCATATGATCCTTCTCGGTGTTTTGCCTTTGTTCACAATCTGTGTGATGAAGATAAGAGTTACCCAGTGCCTAGGGATAGTCTTGATATCATCATCCTCATATTTGTTCTTTCAGCAGTTGTTCCAGACAAGTAAGTTTTAGGTTCCTTAAACAGCATAACAAAAACAAAGCTTTGGTCAGGGACCTTAATATCAGAGTTCAGCCTTAAAAGGGCTTTCTGAAAGACACAAAGAAGCCCCTCCATCCAAGGCAAAGAGCATCTCAACCATTTACCTATATTTGTCTTGAAGTCCAACTTCTGTTTCAGCCTCTAAACCTCTGCTTGTTGACTGCAGTGGTTGGTTCCTCTTTACACTGTAATAACTTAATGTCACCAAAGGATGTGGGAGCAGCCTTTCGTGGGTGTGTGGGGACATCCCCTGTTGATAGAGCATGTTGTTGTAGAACTGTGGATGCCACACTGTTAGATATCTGACACCCCATTGACCTTTTTAATTGCTTTGAATACATCATGCTTATTAACAGCACAAAATTTACAGTGAAGCCTAACCCAGGTTTTCTCTTATGCTGACGTTCTTTTGAAAACTGCAGTAGAGGAAAATCAAACTTCCATAGATGAAAAGTCAAATGCTGCACCCTAAGAGACACTGTTAAAGCCTCACAGACATAGGCAGCCAGTCGTCCTGATGAAATACTGTCTTAAGGAAGCATTGCCGGCCTCAGACCCAGGGAAGTGATTGATTTTCTCCAGCCACACTTCCTCTAGAACAGCACTGAGTCATCTGACCTGACGGGGTTGTGAGTGTGAAACAAAGGCAGGTGGAGGACGGCCCCAAAGGCCTGGTGTGGCTTTAAACATTTATAACTTCAGAAGTTCAAATGCTGCAAACTTTCAAAAACTTCCTTGGActgaaacaaaacattaaaattaaaaattcattatttaatatttaagcagactttaacattttttttgcaagtttgtaggatttttatttctgaagttaGTAAACCTGTACAAGACTGTCTACATGTAAAATGCAGTCCGGAAATGTAATGCACTCTGCCCACAGTAGTCATTTGCATACTGACTGTCACTGTATACTTGAGGTTCGGTCTGCACtttaacaaatggaaaaaatacagtCTCTGCCTTCAAAGAGCTTGGGCCTAGTGGAGCAGGCAGAGGAGTGAACCAGCATTCCCCACACCGGCGGTCAGGGCTCCGCTCAGAGAGCCccaggggcacagggcagggacGCCTTCCCTGTGAGGCAGCCCCAGGAGTAGGAAGTGAGCCAGGCGGGAGGGTGTGTACTTCTCCTCCACTGAACCCCTCCCGCAGAAGCAGCTTCTCAGGCCTCTTCCTAGTGAAGGTGGTGGATCACGGCCACAGTTGTGAGCAGGCGGCACATCACAAGTTTGGGCACAGGTGCCCATTCTAACTGAAGCAAAGGGAGAGGAGCTAAGGTTTCAGAGTGTATTATGTCCCACTGGCTTTTCGGGACATGATATAAGGACAAGGAaccctgtccttaaggagacctGGTCTTTGTTCCCTCTTACCCGACAGGGTGCAGAAGGCTCTCAACAGGCTGAGCAGGCTTCTGAAGCCCGGAGGGATGATGCTTCTGCGAGATTATGGCCGCTATGACATGGCTCAGCTTCGGTTTAAAAAAGGTATTTTGCTGCAATGATTAAAACCATATCTGATGGCTTTGTCATCAGAACGGGGAGTCTAGAATTATAGCCCACATATAAAGCCGTGtaatacatgacaaaggtggTATGTTTTTGAAGATTTGTGTAATCTAGGTTTTAAAGAAGTCTTTTTAACCGAGATGACTACTTCTAGAGGAgctgtttttagaaaaatacatttgattatataaataattttaagtgtggTATGgcaaaagatattaaaaagttaaaagacaaatgttTTTGGTGCATACAACAAAGACTGCATATCTGTGCTCTTCAAGGGGGCTGTGgcaaattgataaagaagaggtcAGTGACCCACCCATAAAATGGGGAAGGAATATTTTAGAGTTGATTCACAGAAGAGCATATCCAAATGgccaaaaacaaaactttaaggaaataaaaataacagtaccATGAGATGCCAGTTCATAACCTGTTGCTGGCCagttcaaagaaagagaaatgttctTTTATTATTCGTAGAAATACTAATTATTTGGACCTTTTTTTAAGTATACTGGTATTGTTTATTCAGCCCACCAGTCTGTGGGAATTATTCAAGAACGAGCACTTATAATACTTAAAGCAAAATCCTGGAAACAAAGTGAATGCCTCTCAATTGGGGAATGTTGTGTCTGTCATGAGATAGACCCTATACCATGTTCTCGGAGGGGTTTCTATTCCGTATTACCAagtgagaaaggcagtataaGGTTGAGTATTTTGAATTTAGTCCCACATATAACAGGGGCTGGGGAGATATATGTAAGTAAAGCAAGTAAGATTATATTGATATTCAAGAGGTATAGAAAGGATTACACATCAGTTAAATTGACATTAGGTCGGGGGAGCTTAGCAGCAGAACTGAAAGAGTATCTATGGTGAAAAATAAAGTTTCCTTAAACTTAgctgtattgcttgatttttatttattttatttttataaagaatctGTGGTGATGATTTGATCACAAGGGGCAGTGGGGAACAACACTAGAAAGGGGGGCTGAGAAATCTCACGTGTTACCTAAAGCTGAAGTTTGATTATTCCCTGGGCTGCTCTCCTGCAAAGCACCGTTCCTTTGTAGGAGAGAAATTGCAAAGTACCAAGGGCAACCAAGAAAGGAGTCCATTCCCTGCCCAACCAGTGATAACGGTGGTGCACGTGTGATTGGCAGTGAAATTCAAAGAAGGGCTTTAAAGTTTCTCTGATTTTTGCCACATCGCTCTACAGGTCAGTGTCTATCTGAGAATTTCTACGTGAGAGGTGACGGCACTAGAGTTTACTTCTTCACACAAGGTATGAAAACACTTATCTCGATTTATGCGAGCACTCCCCAGAATGCCAGGCTAGCTGTTCCTCAGGTGTTCAGAAGTAAAGCCATCTGGCCTCTCCTGCCTTCTGCCGCCTttgcctgcccttccccacccccggCACCCAGCCCACCTAAACTGTTCACTCTTCTCCGCACAGGCTCAGCTTGTGTGAGCCTTCAGTCCTCCACCCTGCTTGTCTGCTCTGCTGTTCCTCCCTGTCACTCTGTCCAGAATGGGAAACTGTCCATTTTGCAAGATTCCAGTGCAGCTGTTTGACCATCTAAGTGGTACTGCACCTTAGGGGCACCAGACTTGGCATGAATGCATCGCTCAGGAGAGCGACCCGGAACTGCTTTCCtttgctgctgctctgctgtctgTTCCCTCCCTTGCGGTGCCTTGTGACAACTCCATTCCTGGGCCCTTTGTTAGGTCACTTGCTTTTTTGAGCCTTTGGTTAAAGTGATGGAACCTCTCCCCTTAGAAAAGTGACTTTGATATACATATAGGTAGTTTTTGCCTGTAATTTTAAGGTGTCCATAGAGCCCTTCTTGAAAATTCCTCCCTATCAGCTGATTCTTAGGAAAGCTGTCCCTCTGGGATCCAGGTTGCCCTTCCCAGTGGTTTGACTCCCCCTACCTAAATGTGAGCTTGCCGTTACCAAGCTGCCACTGCATTTATAACTAAGCAGCCCTGCTAAAGCTACTTTAACTGTAAATAATGACAGCAATCTCATGGAGCCCATTTAACATGGGAAATGGTAGATACATGCTTTTTCTTCAGTGGAGAGTATATGAACATCTCTTTTCTAAACTAGATGAATTGGACACACTTTTCACTACCGCTGGACTAGAAAAGGTTCAGAACCTGGTGGACCGCCGACTGCAGGTGAACCGAGGGAAACAGCTGACAATGTACCGAGTTTGGATTCAGTGCAAATACCGCAAGCCTCTTCTGTCCAACACGTACCGAGAGACACCTGCTCCTGACATGTGAGCTCATTGGGCCCAAAAAGAACGTCCACAAATGGTGTCTTGTCGGTGTAGGACAATTCCAAGGATTCAGACAGACTGGAACCTTGAACctaagaaaaattactttttatcaaGATTCTAACGATTGGGCTTCATATTAATGTATACCTGAAAGCCCTTTAATGTATAACTGAAATGTTCATGGGAATCATTAATTTAAAAGCATCAAGAGTTTATTTCCCTCTGAAAGTATTATATATGATAAAGTGTCATTTGACTGTAAGTAATATTTAATTATCTGGGAATTCAAGTACCTGGGCTAGACAGTTGATACATACAAAGGTGAATAAAGGTCTCATTCAGGAATAGGGGAAGCAAGTGGGGAAGAATCATCTGTTTTTGGTTGTGTTCCCAACTCAAAAATACCACTTTAAAGAGCATCAGGATGTGTCTGTGTTAAGTATTTGGTTGTGGTCTCCACTTGGCTCTTAGTTCCATGAAATTTTAAGCATTGTTCCCCCCTTTAAGTAACCTGtgtctaaaaaattaaaaggatctTCACTTTTAGcaaaattgtctgatttttttattgtacCCTTAAATGTTTGATGCAAAAGGAATTGAAAACTTTATTTTAGCCACATCAGTTCACTTCTGAGTTGGCTACATTTTTCCTGTTCTGCTTTTTTCTAGTTACCACTTAATTTATatggtgtatttttaattttaccaaatgaagaattttaattttggattttCAACTCAGATATTcataattgttttattattttcgtTATACATGTGAAGATGTGATAAGAtacaagcaatttttaaaaataattccaaagttACAGAAAAGTATAATAcatttttggcaggaatatcATAAGTAATGCTGTGCTCTCCCCACTACTCCTTGTTAGGACACATGGTTTTGTATTGTCCCATTATAGGATCATTGATGGAAAGGGTCTCTCCTGGGTTTCTCTACTGTAAAGTTACTTACAGGTATTTTTCAGGGTAGTTCTTTGAGACTATATAAATAACCGACTCCTCATCAAACTTTACCTGCGAGTTTGAGCATCTGTTGCTGTTTGTTGGCTGAATTACTGTGGTGATGGTAGCCCAATAGTGTTCTCTAATCCCACTATTCCTTCCTACATTTATTGGTTGACATTGTACTACCATGAAAACTTTTCTTTCTCAATACAGACTCATGGGTTTTTTTATTCAGTGATGATAATGCATTACTATCATGCTTTTGATGCTCCTACTCCCAGATTCGGTCAATGGGAGCTGCTTCCAGTGCTTCTGTGACCATTCAGCTGTCCCCATTATTCTTTGAGCACTTCAAGCAAAAGCTGTTACAGGCTCATCTTAGAGATTCTCTGCCCCAGTCTGAATCAGCCCCTTCCCCTAAGGAGTTCTGGTTTCTTTTAGTAGAGAAAGGCATTTAGAAACCAAGCTAAGTGTTCTTGCTGCTATTGGGCTGTTCCTGTTCCCAGGGTCCCCCAGTGAATGGAGCTTagggatatatgtatatatgtacacacacacttgcaTCTACATTTCCATACCTAGATATATTGAAAACCATTTCAGATCAGTATCTTTGATTCCAATCCAACACCGCAGGATTTATTCTAGTTTGTATTCTCTGTACTCAGAGTTCCCCTTTCCAACAGTCCCAAACTCCCATGATCCTCAGGATATTTGGCAGCTCCCGCATATATAACCATTCCCTTTTTGCCGCCACCCACAAATTGATGCTCTTCTCACCTCTCTTGGGCTCAGACACCCCATTCCAAGCCACTTGCCACCACTTCCACACACAGACATCCTCCTCACCCTGTCCTGGGCCCAACACCCACATGGGACTACCACCACCCCTCTGCCCCTGGCTAACATTCACCTTGCTTGGCTTTACCTAACGAGTTTTAAAATGGAAGGGAAAggtgaaggaaggaaggcagctcCCATCTTTTCCATTGTGCTGCAATTATTTAAAACTGGTAAGGACTGACtgaaatgtatttaatttatCTTTTGAAATGAAGAACGGATAGAGTAACAAATGATCCAGTGAAGACCTTCCTTTGGCATCTCTGAAGCATTTCAAAACAACAGGAACAGTTCATATTCCATCTTCTTTGCACCTGCTTTGGACTTAGGGGATAGGTATAAAAGATAGGCCTTTCCCTATCTGCTGCTTCCTTTTCTTTGCTATCCACTAAATTCTCTTCTGTTGCTGTCTGACTTTTTATGTGTCAGGATAATTTGAAGTCTGTAAGGGACTTTGCATAATTTTTCAGCCTTGGAATTTGCTAATGATGGGCAGAGGACTATTCAACATGGTCAGGGTAAAGTGTGACCAAGGTGCCCCTCAAAAAAATACCCAGATTGGACTATTAGTCTGACTCCAAATGGTTCTCTCTCAACATTCTTAATGCAAAAAAAGTGCTGTATTGCCTAGAAGTGGCTCCACATATGAAAGTTCTCAGGAAGTTGTGTGGTTTAGATTCAAGTCTTAATAGAGAAGTGTATCTGAGACCGACTGATCTTTCTAAGTCTTACTAATTTGGCTGAGGAGATAAATTCAATGTTCTCGAAAAATGAGGGGCAGTTGAATTTGAGACAGGTGCACTGAAGCTAATGGAGCAGAGCCATGTTCCCCAAGGCAGTGCCCAGGGTCAGGTGCAACCATTGCCCAGAGAGCTTGGGTTCTTATGTGATTCAGCTCTGCCTGAGTATAGACTCTGCTGATGCTGTCAAACCTATGGTTTGCAATGGGTCCACTTCCTGCCTTCATCTAAGTTCATACTCTCTTGGACTCTAGTTGAAAGACTAGAACCTTGGAAATTtaataggaaaaggaaaatctaatACACTAAGACATCCTACTTCTAATTAATTCCTATCTTTGTCTAAAGATGTTACTTTCATAATAGTGGGGAGTTCTATCTGTGGCTTAAAAGATGAGCTCAGGACAAACAGCTTCTTTCACTGTTCACAAAGGCCTGTTCTTCGGTTTGTGGCTGCAGCTGCTATTTTCAGGGCCAGGCTGCATGGTTGTGTTGCAGATTTTTACATACTTCTTAATTTGATATGGTTGACTTGGGAACCTTGGCTGAGAGGTGGAAGTGCTGGTGGTAAATTTCACAGGTAAAAGCACCAAGATGGTGCATCACAGCCACTTTATTTCAGTGAATTTCTAGGTTCAAGATGGGACATCATCTCTCAACTAGTCAGTGGAATGCAGTGCACGACCAATTTGCAGGACAAACAGCCATAGTTGGATTCCATGCTCCACTGGGGGGCCCTGAAATGCAGGAGCTCATGACTGTGACCAAAGGCTCCTGCTTGGCATCTTCCTGATGTGAGCCCCAAattgccttcattcattcataaccCACCCTCCTTTCTCTGAGTTTGGATTTCTCCATTGAGAGTTAAAATATCCTTAGAAAGAGCTGTACTTGAAACCCTTATCAGCAATAGCATGTTACAGAAACACCCCTGAGGGATGAGCAGGGCTGGAGAAAGCTGTGTGTAGCTGCTGTTGGTAAGCCCCCCACACCCTCTGCAGCCTTACTTACCATTACTCAACATTTATTTGGTGATTAAGGCTGACACTCAGTGAAGCTCACTAAACGATGAGTTCCTTGAGAGAACTTTGTATTCTCAGCACTTACCTGGTAGCAAAGCACCTGGCCCATGGTTGGTGCAAGTGAATGAGGACGGACGGACTGAGTAGCTTCTTCCTGCCCTACCCCTGCCCCCTCACCTTCCAGGACACCCACTGACACAGTTTATATTTAACTCCAGAAGGGCACAGTGTAAAAGGGCTATGATTGCCTGTATAAACAGTCAAGCtggtttaaatgagaaaatagaaggtAGAAAGACACAGGTTACCCCCATGGACCCCCCAGAGCAGAAATATAGAGGGGCCACCATCTGCCCCCGACTCTAAGGACCTTCTGTCTGCTCCTCCTCAGTCCACTTATAGGAGGTAACCATTACCTGGCTCCTGAGGCTTGATGTCTCTGTAAAATGTGTGAAGTGTCCGTGTGCGCACACATGCGTGCATATGTGTGCCTCACACGTTGGGTGTAAGCAGTCCCCAGAATGGGTTTACAGGCCAGGAAGAGCCCTCAAAGGCATCCACAGAGTACTGCTTTTGTTTCATCCTTCCAAATATCCCCATCCAAGCACTGCTATTATTTGCTTGatctttttaaattacattcttacatttattttaaaaggaaactttatTATCAGTGCTATAACGTAAAGTATCACTTGTCATGAATagaagtataaaaaataaataaaatgaaaacaaaataatacactAGCTGGGCACCATTGCTGGCCAAAGGGTTTGAGCACTAGGCCTGGAAACACCATAGTGTACAGAGCCGGAGTCGCAGCTCTTGGAGCTCACATTGGGATGGGGATATTCTAgcagtaaaactataaaacaggaATCAGGTGGGCATGTGCAGAGTAGGGAGGATAGAGAGGTGGAGGGGAGCTGGGGAAAGGGCCCTCTGAGATGGGGTTGCCAGGGAAGGTCTCCTGGGGGAAGAACCTTCTGGACAGAAGGAACAGCCTCTGCAAAGACCTGAGGATCATGGTACACTGACGTGCTGTCCACCGCATACATGGGGAACACTGCGTCATGAATATAGGCTTAATGAGACCATTGCTCAGTCTTGTAATAAATGTATCTGCCTTTAGCACGTTTTAATAAGTGTATTACCCCAATGCACTGTGTACTAAGAGATCTGTAAGAATGATTACCTGTCTCCTAGTGACCCTCAGGTCTAGAGTCTGGATTCTCTGTTCCTGTAGGGACTATTAAAATATGAAGCCAGCCCAACTCACAAGAGCCTGGTATAAAGACCAGGTTTATTGATCTGGAATCAGAACCATAAGGAACAGGCCACAGGATCTCCCAGGGAAAGGAAGCTGCCTGAGAAACTGAATACATCATAAGCTGATTAAGAATACACAagagtactggcacaagaacagagtcacagatcagtggaagagaatagagtctccaaacattaacccaaacatatatggtcaattaatatacgataaaggagccatggacatacaatggggaaatgacagcctcttcaacagatggtgttggcaaaactggacagctacatgtaagagaatgaaactggatcactgtctaaccccatacacaaaagtaaacttgaaatggatcaaagacctgaatgtaagccatgaaaccataaaactcttagaaaaaaaacaggcaaaaatctcttggacgtaaacatgagcgacttctttaagaacatatctccccaggcaagggaaacaaaagcaaaaatgacaagtgggattatatcaagctgaaaagcttctgtaagcaaaggaaaccatcaatagaacaaaaagttatcctacagtatgggagaatatattcataaatgacagattcaataaagggttgacatccaaaatataaaaagagctcacacacctcaacaaacaaaaagcaaataagccaattgaaaaatgggcagaggagctgaacagacactttgccaaagaagaaattcatatggccaacagacacatgaaaagatgctcaaaatcactagtcgtcagagaaatgcaaattaaaaccatgagatatcacctctcaccagtaaggatgcccaccatccaaaagacaaacaacaacaaatgttggcgaggttgtggagaaaggggaaccctcctacactgctggtgggaatgtaaattagttcaaccattgtggaaagcagtatggaggttcctcaaatagctcaaaatagaaataccatttgacccaggaattccacttctaggaatttaccctaagaatgcaggagcccagtttgaaaaagacatatgcacccctatgtgtatcgcagcactatttacaatagccaagaaatggaagcaacctaaatgtccatcagtagatgaatggataaagaagatgcggtacatatacacaatggaatattattcagccataagaagaaaacaaatcctaccatttgcaacaacatggatggagctagagggtattatgctcagtgaaataaggcaagtacgaaatgatttcactcatatggggaggataagaacaaaggaaaactgaaggaacaaaacagcagcagaatcacagaacctgcgaatggactaacagttaccaaagggaaagggactggggaggatggatgggaagggaggggaatcTTTAAATGCCACCAACAGTTGGGTAGTTCCCAAGAAAAAAAGggggctttacgattagcatgtataatggggggggtatgggagggctgtgcaacacagagcagacaagtagtgattttacagcatcttactacgctgatggacagtgactaatggggtatgtgggggggacttggtgaaggggggagtctagtaaacataatgttcctcatgtaattatagattaattataccaaaatttaaaaaaaattaaaaaagaaagaatacacCAGAGCCCAGGAGCCGAATGGAGCCGAGAGGCTTCTGTCAGGCTGTGGCTGCCCCAAGTTCTCCATCTGCACCATGAAGCAACTGCTGAGCAGATCTGTAGTTATACTAACTGGCATTTGTTTagatcataataccctttaaaaAGCTTTTCATACCTTAATCCTCACAGCACCCCTGTGAAATATAAGCATAATTATCTccatttactgatgaggaaatctGAAGTTCAAGGAGGATAAATCATTTACCAGGGTCAGACAACTAGTGTTAATCTAAGGTAATTGGCTTAAGATTAAGAAGGGGTTGTTTGATGTAAATGATATTTGACATAATATatagatttaaacattttttgctCCAACCAGCTGTGCCTTCCCTAGGAAAACGTTACACCTGCTCAGATGTTACCCTGTAGCCTGCTGTCCGATCCTCTGGGAGAGGGAGTTGGAGAGAAGGCACTGGCCCCTCTGTCCATCTCAAACttcccaagagaaaagaaaaacctgcaACTGTTAGAAGTTGATACAACtatcaaaaatacacaaaatacacaAATTGTGTTGGTTTTGCAACATCGTACAATGTGCAACATATTTATCAAAATAGAACATTTTAATCCAAGTTCCTTTACCCTGCTTGGGGCCCAGCCTGTGAGGCTCAGCTCAGCCTGGGGTGAAGGGAGGACCTGGATCCTGGAGGCCTCCTCTTCCCCGGGATCTCCACGAGGCCTAGGGTCAGCGTCATGGGCTGCGTCCTGCTCCATCGCAC of Manis javanica isolate MJ-LG chromosome 4, MJ_LKY, whole genome shotgun sequence contains these proteins:
- the METTL2A gene encoding tRNA N(3)-cytidine methyltransferase METTL2A isoform X3; protein product: MDHRTLRALPRVDYELNAHKYWNDFYKIHENGFFKDRHWLFTEFPELAPIQNENHLKDLLSENKSSEVPECRSPEDGPGLITEEHNCSSNSLGHKTQAPPVEESVIQKLSHLEICADEFPGSSATYRILEVGCGVGNTVFPILQTNNDPRLFVYCCDFSSTAIELVQTNSAYDPSRCFAFVHNLCDEDKSYPVPRDSLDIIILIFVLSAVVPDKVQKALNRLSRLLKPGGMMLLRDYGRYDMAQLRFKKGQCLSENFYVRGDGTRVYFFTQDELDTLFTTAGLEKVQNLVDRRLQVNRGKQLTMYRVWIQCKYRKPLLSNTYRETPAPDM